In the Desulfuromonas sp. DDH964 genome, CGGCTGGTCAAGCTCCTGCACGGCATCAAGGCGAAGGTCAACCTGATCGCTTTTAACGAACACGAGGGGTCGGCCTTGCGCGCGCCGACAGCGGAAGCTATCGACGCCTTTCAGGGGTACCTGCTCAGCCGCGACCTGGTGGCGATCCGCCGGGCCAGCAAGGGGCAGGATATCTCTGCCGCCTGCGGCCAGCTCAAGGGGAAGCTGGAGCGACTGCAGGGGAGGCTGCCGGCCCCGATCGATTCCTGAGACCCGGAGCGGCTACCGGGTTACATTTCCTTCCGGAGGTTTATCATGTCCAATCCCGCCATCGGCGTAATCGGCGGCAGCGGCCTCTACGAGATCGAAGGCCTGACCGAGATCCGCGAAGTTGTCCTCGAAACCCCCTTTGGTGCGCCCTCGGACGCGTTTATCTGCGGTGTTCTCGACGGCGTGCAGATGGTCTTTCTTCCCCGGCATGGGCGCGGTCACCGGCTGCTCCCCTCGGAGGTCAACTACCGCGCCAACATCTACGGCATGAAGCAGCTCGGGGTCGGCCGGATCATCTCGGTGTCGGCGGTGGGAAGCATGCGGGAAGAGATCGTCCCCGGGCATATCGTCATTCCTGACCAGTTCTTCGACAGGACCCAGGGGAAACGGGCTTCGACCTTCTTCGGCAACGGCGTGGTCGGGCATGTGCAGTTCGCCGACCCGGTCTGCGGCGAACTCTCCGCCGCCCTTTACGATGCGGCCAAAACGGTCGGCGCTACGGTTCACCGCGGCGGCACCTATATCTGCATCGAGGGGCCAAATTTCTCCACCCGGGCCGAATCGAATATCTTCCGCAGCTGGGGGGTTGATGTCATCGGCATGACCAACCTCCCCGAAGCCCGGCTCGCCCGCGAGGCGGAGATCTGTTACGGCACCGTCGCTCTTGCCACCGATTACGACTGCTGGCACAGTGAGCACGATGACGTTTCGGTGGAGGCGGTCCTCGCCATTATCGAACAGAACGTCGCTACCGCCCGCAATATCATCCGGACGGTGGTGCCGCAGCTGGCCGCCGCACCCGGTTGCGGCTGCGGCGAGGCGCTGCGCTACGCCATCATGACCCGGCGCGATCTGATCCCCACCGAAACCCGGCGCCAGCTGGCGCCACTGCTCGCCAAGTATCTGGACTGAACAGGCCAGGATCGCGGCAGGGGTGGTTGCCCCAGGCCGGTTCCTGGGTTAACATCAAATGCGGCCGTTGCCGGCCTTTAAGGAGAGAATTCCGGATGAGCATCCTGGTTGTCGGTTCCGTCGCCTTCGATTCGGTCGAGACCCCCTTCGGCAAAGTCACCGAAGTCCTTGGCGGCTCGGGAACCTATTTTTCCACTGCGGCGAGCTTTTTCACCCCGGTCAACCTGGTCGCGGTGGTCGGCGCCGACTTTCCCGAGGAACATATCGAATTCCTGCGTTCGCGCAATATCGACCTGGCCGGACTGCAACGGGCCACTGGGCGTACCTTCCGCTGGCAGGGGCGCTATGGCTACGACCTCAACGAGGCGGAAACCCTCGACACCCAGCTCAATGTCTTCAGCGACTTCAGCCCGCAGATCCCCGAAGGTTATCGGGACGCCGAGTTCGTCTTCCTCGCCAACATCGACCCGGAGCTGCAGCTGGAAGTGCTGAAGCAGGTGCGCCGCCCGCGCCTGGTCGCCTGTGATACGATGAACTTCTGGATCGCCGGGAAACGCCAGGCGCTCCTCGAGACCCTGCAGCATGTTGATATTCTGGTCATCAACGAGGGGGAGGCGCGGCAGCTCGCCGAGGAACCCAACCTGATCCGGGCGGCCCGGCGAATTCTCGGCATGGGACCCCGTACCCTGGTGGTAAAGCGGGGGGAGTACGGGGTGCTCATGTTCAGCGAGCACAGTGTTTTCGCGGCTCCGGCCTATCCGCTGGAGTCGGTCTTCGATCCGACGGGGGCCGGTGATACCTTTGCCGGCGGCTTCCTTGGTCATCTTGCTGCCAATGGCAACCTGGAAGAGGCTGGTTTGCGCCAGGCGATCGTTTTTGGCAGCGTGATGGCCTCCTTCACGGTCGAAGACTTCAGTCTCAACCGCCTGCGCACTCTCGATTACGGCGAACTCGAGGAGCGCTATACCCGGGTCAAACTGCTGACCGAGTTTACCGGTCTCAGTTGATCCTGCCGAGGTGACCATGTTCCGTCTGCACAAGGAAATGTCCCGGCTCGATATTCCCGCCCAGAGGGTGCTGCGCCTGGAGCGCTCTCTCAGCGACGTTCAGGTCGCCATGCCCGGGCTGCCCGCCCAGGAAGCGACCGCCTACCTCTGCAGTTTTTCATCCGGGCAGGGACTGCGGGTTGCGGTCGCGCTGCAGTTGCACAGCAGCAGCCAGCTCGCCTTCTACCTCAATGATGATGGAGAGGTTCCGCCCCGGGAAGGGACGCGAATTTACAATCAGGCCCTGGGCTTCGCCGAATCGATGGGGTTCATGCTCGGTGATCTCGATATCCACCTGAAGTCGGCTGAGGAGCGCACCCAGCTATGGAAGTCACTCCCGCTGCAGTCCGGCCTGGCGGCGCCGGCCCCGGCGGTCGCGCCGGCCCCAAAGAGTTCGGTGGCAGCTGGGGCTGCCGCCCAGGCGGCGCCCACAACGGCGCCCACAACGAAAACCGTGGTCCGCGCCCAGGTTTCCGCTGCCTCGGGGGCGAACCTCTCTCCGCCCGCAGCACCCGCCGCCAAGCTGTCGGGGCCACCCGACCGCCTTCCCGGGAAACCCGCCCCACCGTCGCCGCCGGTATCGGCATCCAATCCGGCCGGTCCCTCCTGTACCACCAGGGAATCTGTCGCTCCGCTGGTTGCGGCCGGGGGAAAATCCCCCACCCGTTGCCCCACTCCGGCCGAGTTGGCCGTCAAACGCAAAGAGCTCCGGGAAAATCTCGGGCGGTTTTTGGCGTCACTTTGAGGAGGTTGTGTGCTCATTCGATTTTTCTGTCTCACCCTTTGCTCCAGTCTGCTCTTTATCGGCGGTTGCAGTCTCAGCAAGAAAGAGGCGCAGCAGGCTGATATTCACTACGTCCTCGGCCTCTCCTCCCTGCGCGAACAGAATCCGACCATGGCGATGCGGGAGTTGCTGCAGGCGGTGGCGATTGCCCCGGAGCGCGCCGACATTCACGATGCCCTCGGCCAGGCCTATTACCTGAAAAAGGCCTATCCCGAGGCCGAAGCGCAATTTCTCAAGGCGGTCGAACTGGCGCCTGAGGATGCCCAATACGAAAACAACCTGGCGGCCCTCTATCTTGACCTGCAGCGCTGGGACGATGCGGCCCGCCATTTTCTCCATGCGGCGCGCAATCTCTTTTTCGCCACCCCGGAGGTCGCCTTTACCGGCGCCGGGTTCGCCAACTTCCAGAAGGGGAATTATGTCGATGCCATCCGGCTTTACCGGGAGGCTCTCGACCATAATCCGCGCTATGCCCAGGCCTTTGTTTACCTCGGCGAAACCTACTATGCCATGGACAAGACCGAGCTGGCGGTCGCTGAGTACACCCGGGCGCTGGAGATAAACCCCGATTACACCGAGGCCAATTACCGTCTCGGTCTGGCCTACCTCAAGCTCCGGCAACCCGAGAAGGCGGAAAAGTCGTTCCGGACGGTGTTGCGGCTGGCGCCCGATAGTGACCTCGCCAGGCAGTCGCGGGACTATCTCAAGCTCCTTCCCTAGCGCCACGAGTTTGGCGGAACAGACGCTACGGCCAGGTCGTACTATCTATTCCTTGCGGAGATGAGTAATGCAGATTCAATGCCCCGGTTGCGGCGGCTCCTACCGGATCAATACCGAACGCTCCGGGCGTTCTTCGGGGCGGGTTCGCTGCCCGAAGTGTTCCCGGATTTTCGAGGTTCAACTCGACGGGGCGGTTCCGAAACCGGTGACGGAACCACCGCCGGCAGCTGCGCCAGCGACTGCCGCGCCTGTTGCCGGGAACGGGAAGGGGGCTGGCGCCACGATCCTGGTGGTCGATGACGCCCGTTTCTTTCGGGAAATGATTCTCGATCTTCTTGCCCCTCTCGGCGCCCGCGTTCTGACCGCTGCCGATGGCGAGGCGGCCCTCGAACTGGTTCGCCGTGAACAGCCGCAACTGGTAATTCTCGACCTGAACCTGCCGAAGATGAGCGGCTATGACCTGGTTCGCGGCATCCGTGCCGAATGCGGTCAGGGGATCAAGCTGCTCGCCATGAGCGGGGTTTTTCGCAAGGACGAGGATATCAGCGGAATCGAGCGCGCCGGCGCCGATGACTTCACCAGCAAGTCCTTCAAGCCGGAAACCTTTCTTGCGCGGGTGCGCAAGCTCCTCGGAAGCTAGTCTGATGAGCGGGGAATTTGCCGGCCTCCGGCAGCGGGTCGCGGGGGAGGTCGGCCCCGAGCCCTTCTCCACGGCAGTCATCCTCGGCTCCGGTCTTGCTTGCGGTGCGGAGGTTGGCAGGACCCTGGGGGAGATCGATTACCAGGAACTCCCCGGACTGCCCGCGGCAAAGGTGGCCGGTCATGGCGGGCGGCTGGTCGCCGCGGAATGCTGGGGGGAGCGAACTCTTTTCTTTGTCGGTCGCAGCCATCTTTATGAAGGATACGACGCCCGCACCGTCGCGGCTCCCGTGCGGGCTGCCCAAACCCTGGGCTGCCGCCGTCTTTTACTGACCAGTGCCGTAGGCGGCATTCGGGCAGGGCTTGAACCTGGTGATTTTCTTTTTGTCACCGACCATCTCAATCTGCTCGGCGATAACCCCCTGCGGGGGGAGCGCCTCGCCCCCTTTATCGACCTCTGCAGCCTCTATCGCCGGGACCTTTTTCCGCCCCTCGCCCGTCGTGCCGCCGACCACGCTATCGACCTCCACTCCGGTGTCCTCGCCGCCTGTCCCGGTCCCTCCTACGAAACACCAGCTGAAGTTTCCATGCTCGGACGTCTCGGCGCCGATGCCGTCTCCATGTCCACCATCCCCGAGGCGATCATGGCCGCCTACCTGAAGATGGAGGTCGTTGCCCTGTCGCTGGTCAGCAACCATGCCGCCGGTCGGGCTGCCCATCCCCTGAACCATGCCGAGGTGCTGAGCGTGGGGGCCGCCTCGCGCTCAAAATTCCTGCTATTGTTGGCGATCCTCCTCGAACTGTGGCACGAAGCTCCGGTTGTTTCCGGGTAAGTCAGGATTTTGTAACTATCTGTATAATCAAGCAAAAAAGAAATAAATCAGGGTTTATGGATGGCTTGACAGGGTCCGACTTGGTGGTAGACTTCCCTGCAAATCAATTCGGGAGTTGTGTTTTGGGTCGTCATATTCGGAAGATATTGATTGTTGATGATGAAGAGAATGCCCGGCTGGGTCTCGGCAAACTGCTGACCCAGGAAGGGTACGAAGTCAACAGCGTCGCCAATGGCTTCGAGGCCCTGCAATTCCTCGGGCGGCACCAGGTCAACCTGGTGATCAGCGATATCAATATGCCGGAGATGAACGGGCTTGCTTTCCTGCGGGAATTGCATCGCAGTTACCCGGAAACCCACGTGATCATGATCACGGCCTATGGCGGTGTGGAGTCTTATCTGGAGGCGATGAATCTCGGCGCCTTCGAATATATTCACAAACCGGTCAAGCTTGAAGAGCTGAAATCGGTGATGAACAAGATTGCTGCCGACAAAAGCTCTCCCACCTTGTTGCCATGAAACCGATTCCAGGGAGGATCCATGAACGACTTTAAAACCATCCTGTTCGCCACCGACTTTTCCGAGAGTTCCGACTTTGCTTTTGGGCGGGCTTTGACCTTGGCAAAAAAATTCAACGCCCGGCTTCTCATTCTTCATGTGATCAATGAGCCGGTCGATCTCCGCGGTTTCTATGTCCCGCATATCTCCTTCGACAAACTCGAAGAGGAGATCGAGGAAGGGGCGCAGAAGATGATGGAAAAATTCTGTCGAACCCATATCCAGAACTACGACAACTACGAATGCTTCATCCTTCCCGGTATTCCCTATGACGAGGTAATCAAGAAGGCCGTCGAGGAAGGGGCGGACCTCGTCGTAATGGGAACGCATGGCCGTACCGGGCTCGATCATGTCCTGTTTGGCAGCACTGCGGAGAAAGTGGTTCGTAAATCCCCGGTTCCGGTGATGACGATCCGGGTTCCCGCCGCCTAGAGGGGAAAATCGGGCAAGGACAGACCTTCGGGGTGGCCGTTGACGGCCACCCTTTTTTGCATGTCGGCTGCGGCGGCTTTGCCCTTGTCAAACCCTGGCCCAGACGGTATCCTACTTTGCGTTTTCCGGGCCGCTGGCTGGCCCGCCCCGTTTCGCTCCCCGGGAGAAGGCATGCCGACAAAAGAGAGAATTCTGGTCGTCGATGATGAACGGATTATCCTCGAACTGACCTCGATGATTCTGCGCAGTCGCGGTTACGAAGTCCTCACTGCGGAAAGTGGACGTGAAGGTCTGGAGCAGGTTGCCGCTGCCAACCCGGCGCTGGTGCTGCTCGACTACATGATGCCGGCCATGGATGGTCTGACCGCCCTCAAGCAGATCCGTCAGAATTACCCGGAAACCTACGTCATCATGTTCACCGGCAAGGGGAGCGAAGAGATTGCCGTCGAGCTGATGAAGGCCGGCGCCTCCGACTACATCCTCAAGCCATTCAACAACCAGGACCTTGTCGAGCGGATCGAGAGCGTCCTGCGACTGCGGCGGATCGAACTGCACAACCGGGAACTGGTGCAGGAACGGGAACGACTCCTCCTCGAAATCGAAAGCTGGAATCACCAGCTGGAGCAACGGGTGGAAGAGAAGTCCCGGGAGCTGGAAAAAGCCCACCGGGAGATCGTTCAGGTCGAAAAGCTCGGTGCCCTCGGCCATCTTTCCGCCGGCATGGCCCACGAAATCCGGAACCCGCTCAACTCCATCAGCCTCTTTGCCCAGGTTCTGCGCTCCGGTTTCCAGGCGGAGGATGAGATGGCCGGATATGCCGATCGGATCATCAAGGAGGTCGATCGTATCGACGGTCTGCTGGTCCGGCTGCTGGCCGCCAGCAAGAGGCCCCGCTTCGAATTGCAGGCGGTCGCTCTGCCGGAATTGATCGAGCGGGTTCTGGCCAGCGTGGAACCGCAGTGTCTGGCCCAGGGGGTGACGATCGATCGCCAGTTCGTCACCAGCCCACCGCCGTTGCACGCGGATGCTGCGGAGGTTGAACAGATCTTTACCAACCTCTTTACCAATTCCCTTTTCGAGATGCAGCAGGGGGGCGTCCTCGGCGTTCGGCTCTACCATGACGACGAGACGATCCATATCGTTGTTTCCGACAGTGGGGGTGGCATCCCCGCAGAGAACCTGAACCAGATTTTTGATCCCTTCTTTACCACCAAGCCCCGCGGCACCGGCTTCGGCCTGTCGGTGGTGCTACGGATCGTCAAGAACTACAATGGTCGGATTTCGGTCGACAGCAGCCCCGGAACCGGTACCCGTTTTCACATCCAGTTGCCGATCCAGATGGATGGGGAGCTGCCGGGTTGACCAGAGTTTCCCTCCCCAAAATGGTGGCTTGAGTGAATTCAATGCGCCTGCGGCTGCGTGAGCTTTCCCTGCGACTCGATGAAGCAGAGGAAGACTTGCCCGGGAAGGTCGCCGCAATTCTTGGGGTCGAAGCCTCCCGGATCAGTGCCCTGCAGGTGGTCCGTCGGGCGATCGATGCGCGCAAGAAGCCCCGGGTGGTGCGGGTTTATACGGTCGAATTCAGCGTGCCGCGCAGCGGGCCGCTGGAAGCGGCCGTCGCGGCCGATGCGCGCCTGGAGGAAGTTGTTGCCACGCCGCTCCCTGTCCTGGTCAGGGTTCAGGGAGAACCCCGGGTGCTGGTCGTTGGCATGGGGCCGGCCGGACTCTTCGCCGCGCGCCGGCTGGCTACTGCCGGCTGCCGGGTCACCCTGGCCGAGCGGGGGCGGCCGGTGGAACAGCGGGTCCGCGATGTCGATCGCTTCTGGCGGGACGGGCTGCTCAACGAAGAGAGCAATGTCCAGTTCGGCGAAGGGGGTGCCGGTGCCTTCTCCGACGGCAAGCTGACGACCCGCATCAACCATCCCTGGACGCGGCTGGTTCTGGAAACCCTGGTCGAGTGCGGGGCGCCGGCGGAAATCCTGAGCGCTGCCAAGCCCCATGTCGGGACCGACCGGTTACGGCTGGTGCTGATCAATTTTCGTCGTGCCCTCGAAGCGGCCGGGGTGGTGCTGCGCTTCGAATCGTGCCTGACCGGGCTGATGACTGCGGATGGCCGGGTGGTGGGAGGCCGTTTCCAGGATGGCCGCGAAGTCGCCTGCGATCACCTCGTCCTGGCCCCCGGACACAGTGCCCGTGATACTTACCGCATGCTGGAAAAAGCGGGGGTCGCGCTGCAATTGAAGCCCTTTGCCGTCGGTCTGCGGGTCGAACACCCGGTCGCGGTGATCAACCGCATTCAGTACGGCATGGCCGCCCATCCGCGGCTGCCGGCTGCCGATTATGCGCTGGCCTGGAATGACCCCGACAGCCGGCGCGGCGTCTATTCGTTCTGCATGTGCCCCGGCGGCGAGGTGGTGATCGCCTCCTCGGCGGTCGGCGGGGTGGCGGTGAACGGCATGAGTTACCTGCAGCGGGGCGGGGAGTGGTCCAACAGCGCCCTGGTGGTCAGCGTTGGTCCCGCCGATTTCGAGGGCGCCGACCCCCTCGCCGGGGTCCGTTTCCAGGAGCGCTGGGAGGCGGCCGCTTTTGTCGCCGGGGGTGGCAATTACCGGGCACCGGCGCAGAATCTCCTGGCCTTTCTCGGCCGCGGCAGCGGCCCGGTGCGCAGTACCTGCCGGCCCGGAGTTCGGGCGGCGGAACTCGACCAGGTCCTGCCCGACGCTGTCAGCCAGGGATTGCGCCGGGCCTTGCCCCATTTTGACCGGCGCATGCAAGGCTTTATCACCGCCGAAGCGACCCTGACCGGGGTCGAGACCAGGACCTCGGCGCCGCTGCGCATCCTCCGCGGCGCAACCGGTGAGTCGGTTTCCCACGGCGGCCTTTATCCCGCCGGCGAAGGGGCCGGTTATGCCGGCGGCATCATGAGTGCCGCCCTTGACGGCCTGCGCGTCGCCGAGACCATTATCCAACGTGTCACTGACAGGAGCCCGGAGTGAAAAAGATATTCGTCGAGCAGATTCGTGAGCGGGACTGGGTGGAGAGCCCGTTTCTGGTGCGCGACAAGATCATGGCCATGGCCAAGAATGGCAAACCCTACATGACCCTCAAGCTGATCGACCGCAGCGGCGAGGTCGAAGGGCGGGTCTGGGACCGGGTCGACGAGCTGGCGGAGCTCTTCGAACGGGACGATTTTCTTCTGGTCAAGGGGAAGGCGAGCGTCTACATGGGGAAGATGCAGCTCGTGATCCAGGAACTTGAGCGGCTGCCGGAGAACAATATCGACCTCGCCGACTTTCTCCCGGTCGCCCCCCGCGATGCCGGGGAGATGCTGCAGGAGCTGCGCACCCGCGTCGCCTCCTTAAGCGACCCCCACCTGCGCGGCCTGCTCGAGGATTTTCTCGCTGATCCCCTTTTTCTGCAGCGCTATACCACGGCACCGGCCGCCAAGGCGATGCACCATGTCTATATCGGCGGGCTGCTCGAACATTCCCTGGCGGTGGCCGCGCTCGCCGACGATGTCTGTCGCCGCTACCCCGGCATTAACCACGATCTGCTGGTGGCCGGCGCACTGCTCCATGATGTCGGCAAGGTCGCCGAGCTGAGCTACGTGCGCAGCTTCGACTATACCGATGACGGCAAGCTTCTCGGTCATATTGTCATCGGTGTCGAAATGATCGAGGAACGGCTGCGCCGGCTCCCCGATTTTCCGCGGCCCCTGGCGACGCTCCTCAAGCACCTCCTCCTCTCCCATCACGGCCAGTACGAGTACGGGTCGCCAAAACGGCCCAAGACCCTCGAAGCGGTAATTCTCAACTTTATCGATGACCTCGACTCGAAGATCAACGGGGTGCGCACCCATATCGAACGCGAACCGGATAGTGAATCGTCCTGGACCAGTTACCACCGCCTCTATGATCGCTACTTCTTCAAGGGGAGTGAGGCCCCGCGCAAGCGTGTCGCCACCGCCCCGGTCCCACCGGCCAAACCGGCTCCGCCGGCCGCTGCACCGGCGGAGAACAGGCCCCGCTTCGGAACCACCCTGGGCGAGCAGCTCAAGGGGAAAAGCCTCGACCTCTTTGCCACTCCCGATACGGAGAAGGAGTAAGTCATGCTGGTGACCCCCGTTGTCGTTGGCCCGCTGCAGGTCAACTGCTTCGTCGTCGGCTGCGAGACCAGCGGCCAGGCCCTGGTGGTTGACCCCGGCGCCGATGGTGACCGCATCCTCGCGGCTCTTCGGTCTGCCGGCCTGACCTTGCATACCATCGTCAACACCCACTGCCATTTCGATCATATCGGCGCCAACCGCCATCTCGTCGATGCGACCGGTGCCCGCCTGCTGCTGCATGGCGCCGATCTTCCCCTGCTGCGCAACGCCGGCCAGCATGCGGCGATGTTCGGTTTGAGCGCCGACCCCTCCCCCGAGCCGACCGCGCTGCTCGCCGAGGGGGACCAGGTGGAAGTCGGCACCCTGCAGTTCACGGTTTTTCACACCCCCGGTCATTCGCCCGGCGGCATCTGCCTCTACGGCGAGGAGCACCTCTTCGTCGGTGACACCCTCTTCGCCGGGTCGATTGGCCGTACCGACCTTCCGGGCGGCAACCACGACCAATTGATCTCCATGATCCGGACCAAGCTGCTGCCGCTGCCGGCGGCAACCATCGTTCACCCCGGTCACGGCCCAGACACCGACCTCGGTCGCGAGCGCCGCCACAACCCGTTTCTTTGACCGGCAAAGTGGCAACGACGCCTCCCCATCCGGAAAAAGTGTAGAATTGCGCTGAACAGGTCGTTCCCGGGACGCCACTTACCAACACAGGGGGCCTTATGCTGAGGGAAAAAACCATCATTCTCGGGGTCAGCGGCGGCATTGCCGTTTACAAGGCGGCCGAACTGCTGCGCCTTTACGTCAAGGCCGGTGCAAAAGTCCATGTCATCATGACCCGCGCCGCGCAGGAGTTCGTCACCCCTCTCACGTTCCAGACCCTGTCGGGAAATCCGGTTCACAGCGAGCTCTTCAACCTGATCCAGGAACAGGAAATCGGTCATATCTCCCTGGCCGACCGCGCCGACCTCATCGTCGTCGCTCCGGCGACCGCCAACGTGATCGGCAAGGTCGCCAACGGCATCGCCGATGACCTGCTGACGACCACCCTGATGGCATCCAGGGCCCCGGTTCTCTTCGTCCCGGCCATGAACGTCAACATGTGGGAGAACCCGCTCTATCGCCAGAACCAGGAAAAACTGGAACAGCACGGCTATCGATTCGTCGAGCCGGCGACCGGTTTTCTCGCCTGCGGTTGGGAAGGGAAGGGGAAGCTGCCTGACCCGCAGACCATATTCGAGGAATCGCTGGCGCTCCTGTTTGCCGGCGATCTGGCGGGAGAGACCGTGCTGGTGACGGCAGGGCCGACCCGCGAAGAGCTCGACCCGGTCCGTTATCTGAGCAACTATTCCTCCGGCAAGATGGGATATGCCCTGGCCCGGGCGGCTAGGGCCCGCGGCGCACGGGTAATCCTGGTCTCCGGCCCGACCGCCCTGATCCCGCCGGCCGGGGTCGAAACGATCCAGGTCAAGAGCGCCGTCGATATGCACCAGACGGTGATGAAGCGGGCCGCCGAAGCAACGATCGTCATCAAGGCGGCAGCGGTCGCCGATTACCGCCCGGTCGCCCGGGCGGCTGCCAAGGTAAAGAAGCAGGGAGCAGGGCTGACCCTGGAGCTGGTACCGAATCCCGATATCCTTGCCGACCTCGGCCGGCTGCCGGCTTCGCCGCTGCTGGTCGGATTCGCCGCCGAAACCGAGGCGCTGGCCGCCAATGCCGCCAAGAAGCTGGCGGCCAAAAACCTCGACCTGATCGTCGCCAACGACGTCACGGCGCCCGGGGCCGGGTTCGATGCCGACACCAACATCGTTCGGCTCATCTACCGGGATGGGCGGGAGGAAGCTTTGCCGCAG is a window encoding:
- the coaBC gene encoding bifunctional phosphopantothenoylcysteine decarboxylase/phosphopantothenate--cysteine ligase CoaBC encodes the protein MLREKTIILGVSGGIAVYKAAELLRLYVKAGAKVHVIMTRAAQEFVTPLTFQTLSGNPVHSELFNLIQEQEIGHISLADRADLIVVAPATANVIGKVANGIADDLLTTTLMASRAPVLFVPAMNVNMWENPLYRQNQEKLEQHGYRFVEPATGFLACGWEGKGKLPDPQTIFEESLALLFAGDLAGETVLVTAGPTREELDPVRYLSNYSSGKMGYALARAARARGARVILVSGPTALIPPAGVETIQVKSAVDMHQTVMKRAAEATIVIKAAAVADYRPVARAAAKVKKQGAGLTLELVPNPDILADLGRLPASPLLVGFAAETEALAANAAKKLAAKNLDLIVANDVTAPGAGFDADTNIVRLIYRDGREEALPQEQKERLAHQLLDRIIALRRDAGVG